A single Rubrivivax gelatinosus IL144 DNA region contains:
- a CDS encoding VOC family protein, protein MKRVTGIGGIFFHARDPEALRAWYQRHLGIDVQPWGGAAFSWSDDEGHPTGGTTIWSIGAAADAPFAPGRASFMVNYRVADLAALLQALRAEGCEVLDKSDDSEYGKFGWVIDPEGNKVELWEPPQGQ, encoded by the coding sequence ATGAAACGAGTCACCGGCATCGGCGGGATCTTCTTCCACGCCCGGGACCCCGAGGCGCTGCGCGCCTGGTACCAGCGCCACCTGGGCATAGACGTGCAGCCCTGGGGCGGCGCCGCCTTCAGCTGGAGCGACGACGAGGGCCATCCGACCGGCGGCACGACGATCTGGTCGATCGGCGCCGCCGCCGACGCCCCCTTCGCGCCGGGCCGCGCGTCCTTCATGGTGAACTACCGAGTCGCCGACCTGGCCGCGCTGCTGCAGGCGCTGCGCGCCGAGGGCTGCGAGGTGCTGGACAAGAGCGACGACTCCGAATACGGCAAGTTCGGCTGGGTGATCGATCCGGAGGGGAACAAGGTCGAGCTTTGGGAGCCGCCGCAGGGGCAGTGA
- the recN gene encoding DNA repair protein RecN, with amino-acid sequence MLRRLSLRDVVIVERLEIELDTGFSVLTGETGAGKSILIDALQLALGARGDATLVREGAPRAEVAAEFDAPPSLAAWLDEAGFAAEPALLLRRTIDAQGKSRAWINGSPATVTQLREAADHLVDIHGQHAWQSLTRPAAVRALLDAQAGADTRAMAARWAAWRQALAALDAARAQRDTLERERERLAWQIGELDKLAPGEHEWDELNAEHQRLAHGQALLDGARTALDATAEGEPSADALISRAIDALEEVQRYDAELASVVEVLRGAQAQLEDATHTLGAYLSRSEPDPERLADLDARLGAWVSLARRYRRQPPELPALLAGWKAELAALDAAADLDGLERAATAAERAWRDEAKKISRARAKAAPKLADAVTQAMQQLGMAGGRFEVALVAQDEPQAYGLESVELRVAGHAGSTPRAIAKIASGGELSRLALAIAVTTAANAPGDGAQTLIFDEIDAGVGGAVADSVGRLMKQLGGTTQVLAVTHLAQVAACADHHFVVAKALQGKATVSEVRPVAGEARVAEVARMLGGERLTSTSRAHAEAMLAGNLR; translated from the coding sequence ATGCTCCGCCGACTTTCTCTTCGCGACGTCGTCATCGTCGAACGCCTGGAGATCGAGCTGGACACCGGCTTCAGCGTGCTCACCGGCGAGACCGGTGCCGGCAAGTCCATCCTGATCGACGCGCTGCAACTGGCGCTGGGCGCGCGTGGCGACGCCACGCTGGTGCGCGAAGGCGCGCCACGCGCCGAGGTCGCCGCCGAATTCGACGCCCCGCCCTCGCTGGCCGCCTGGCTGGACGAAGCCGGCTTCGCCGCCGAGCCGGCGCTGCTGCTGCGCCGCACGATCGACGCCCAGGGCAAGAGCCGGGCGTGGATCAACGGCAGCCCGGCCACCGTCACCCAGCTGCGCGAGGCCGCCGACCACCTCGTCGACATCCACGGCCAGCACGCCTGGCAGAGCCTGACGCGCCCGGCCGCGGTGCGCGCGCTGCTCGACGCCCAGGCCGGCGCCGACACCCGGGCGATGGCCGCTCGCTGGGCCGCCTGGCGCCAGGCGCTGGCCGCGCTGGACGCCGCCCGCGCGCAGCGCGACACGCTGGAGCGTGAACGCGAACGCCTGGCCTGGCAGATCGGCGAACTCGACAAGCTCGCGCCCGGCGAACACGAGTGGGACGAGCTGAACGCCGAACACCAGCGCCTGGCGCACGGCCAGGCCCTGCTCGACGGCGCACGCACCGCGCTCGACGCCACCGCCGAAGGCGAACCCTCGGCCGACGCCCTGATCTCCCGCGCCATCGACGCGCTGGAGGAAGTGCAGCGCTACGACGCCGAGCTGGCTTCGGTCGTCGAGGTGCTGCGCGGCGCCCAGGCGCAGCTGGAAGACGCCACGCACACGCTGGGCGCCTACCTGTCGCGCAGCGAGCCCGACCCCGAACGCCTGGCCGATCTCGACGCCCGCCTGGGCGCCTGGGTCTCGCTGGCGCGGCGTTACCGGCGCCAGCCGCCCGAGCTGCCGGCGCTGCTGGCCGGCTGGAAGGCCGAACTCGCGGCGCTGGACGCCGCGGCCGACCTCGACGGCCTGGAACGCGCCGCCACCGCGGCCGAACGCGCCTGGCGCGACGAGGCGAAGAAGATCAGCCGCGCCCGCGCCAAGGCGGCGCCCAAGCTCGCCGACGCGGTGACGCAGGCGATGCAGCAACTGGGCATGGCCGGCGGGCGTTTCGAGGTCGCGCTGGTGGCGCAGGACGAGCCGCAGGCCTACGGGCTGGAAAGCGTCGAGCTGCGCGTCGCCGGCCACGCCGGCAGCACGCCGCGTGCGATCGCCAAGATCGCCTCGGGCGGCGAGCTGTCGCGCCTGGCGCTGGCGATCGCCGTCACCACGGCCGCCAACGCACCCGGCGACGGCGCGCAGACGCTGATCTTCGACGAGATCGACGCCGGCGTCGGCGGCGCCGTGGCCGACAGCGTCGGCCGGCTGATGAAGCAGCTCGGCGGCACGACGCAGGTGCTGGCCGTCACCCATCTGGCGCAGGTCGCGGCCTGCGCCGACCACCATTTCGTCGTCGCCAAGGCGCTGCAGGGCAAGGCCACGGTCAGCGAGGTGCGCCCCGTCGCCGGCGAGGCCCGTGTCGCCGAGGTCGCGCGCATGCTCGGCGGCGAACGTCTCACCAGCACCAGCCGCGCGCATGCCGAGGCGATGCTCGCGGGGAACCTCAGATGA
- a CDS encoding DNA/RNA helicase domain-containing protein, whose amino-acid sequence MIIYQASKSEFLHHALRDDIEDIVSRQYRHATGHGVAAPEMQAWKHSLLEMAKVLQDEEIPADAGVAIEYQLPQTSKRIDFVITGEDAQARSKVVIVELKQWSESRRSDKDAIVWARRGGKAGEREGPHPSYQAWSYAAYLQDFNTAVQECGMALQPCAYLHNHPRDGEIDHPHYREYMERAPLFLARERARLQAFIRQHVRHGDRKGVLYAIENGRIRPSKMLADSVAGLLQGKPEFVLIDDQKLVYESVLAADARADGRRQVVIVQGGPGTGKSVLAINLLAALLKRGRNARYVSKNAAPRAVYEAKLAGTMKKGRISNLFSGSGAFVETEPDSFDTLIVDEAHRLNEKSGLYRNLGENQVKELIRAARCTVFFVDDDQRVTLMDIGHTEELRQRARAVGAEITELELSSQFRCNGSDGYLAWLDDTLDIRATANPLLDTGDYDFRVFDDPAEMHALIESKNRSNNRSRVVAGYCWTWPSKKNPQAWDIDLPDFDYRRRWNLNQDGSLWIVAPGSVEQVGCIHTCQGLELDYVGVIIGPDMVYRDERVVTDATRRASSDQSVKGLKQMLRSEPGPARELADRIVKNTYRTLMTRGMKGCYVYCTDPVLAQYLRSRLKSATTIEAEPQPQDVAKVVPLRRVTAAERAAGMPAVPLLDLRFAAGTFSDFQSLDDGAIDWVAPPDWIRPQPGMFVAQVVGESMNRRIPNGAWCLFRANPGGTRQGKVVVAQHRSIDDPELGGRYTVKVYSSEKVTDGDGGWRHLRITLRPDSDRPEYRPIELDLSDADDPVVIVAELLDVLE is encoded by the coding sequence GTGATCATCTATCAGGCATCAAAGAGCGAGTTTCTGCACCACGCGCTGCGGGACGACATCGAGGACATCGTGTCGCGTCAGTACCGGCACGCAACCGGACACGGCGTTGCCGCGCCGGAGATGCAAGCCTGGAAGCATTCGCTGCTCGAGATGGCCAAGGTACTCCAGGACGAGGAAATCCCGGCCGACGCCGGCGTCGCCATCGAGTACCAGTTGCCTCAGACGTCCAAGCGCATCGACTTCGTCATCACCGGCGAGGATGCCCAGGCGCGTAGCAAGGTCGTCATCGTCGAACTGAAGCAGTGGTCCGAATCCCGGCGCAGCGACAAGGACGCCATTGTCTGGGCACGCCGCGGTGGCAAGGCCGGCGAGCGCGAAGGACCGCATCCCTCCTACCAAGCCTGGTCTTACGCCGCGTATCTCCAGGACTTCAACACCGCGGTGCAGGAATGCGGCATGGCGCTTCAGCCTTGCGCCTATCTGCACAACCACCCGCGTGATGGGGAGATCGACCACCCGCATTACCGCGAGTACATGGAGCGTGCGCCGCTGTTCCTGGCGCGTGAGCGCGCACGGTTGCAAGCGTTCATCCGCCAGCACGTGCGCCATGGCGATCGCAAGGGCGTGCTGTACGCGATCGAGAACGGGCGAATCCGGCCGTCGAAGATGCTGGCCGATAGCGTGGCCGGGCTGCTGCAGGGCAAGCCCGAGTTCGTGCTGATCGATGACCAGAAGCTGGTCTACGAGAGCGTCCTGGCTGCCGACGCTCGCGCGGACGGCCGCCGTCAGGTGGTCATCGTTCAGGGTGGCCCCGGGACCGGCAAGTCGGTCCTGGCGATCAACCTGCTGGCCGCCCTGCTCAAGCGTGGCCGCAACGCGCGCTATGTCTCGAAGAACGCCGCCCCTCGCGCCGTGTACGAGGCCAAGCTGGCCGGCACGATGAAGAAGGGACGCATCAGCAACCTGTTCAGCGGTTCGGGCGCGTTCGTCGAAACGGAGCCCGACAGCTTCGACACCTTGATCGTCGATGAGGCGCACCGGCTCAACGAGAAGAGTGGCCTGTATCGCAATCTGGGCGAAAACCAAGTCAAGGAACTGATCCGCGCCGCTCGCTGCACGGTCTTCTTTGTCGACGACGACCAGCGTGTGACGCTGATGGATATCGGTCACACCGAAGAACTGAGGCAGAGAGCGCGTGCCGTAGGCGCCGAGATCACCGAGCTGGAGTTGTCGTCGCAGTTCCGTTGCAACGGAAGCGACGGTTACCTTGCCTGGCTCGACGACACGCTTGACATCCGAGCCACCGCCAACCCGCTGCTCGACACGGGCGACTACGACTTCCGCGTCTTCGACGATCCCGCCGAGATGCATGCGCTGATCGAATCGAAGAACCGCAGCAACAACCGCTCGCGTGTCGTCGCCGGCTACTGCTGGACCTGGCCGAGCAAGAAGAACCCGCAGGCCTGGGACATCGATCTGCCCGACTTCGACTATCGGCGCCGATGGAACCTCAATCAGGACGGCAGCCTGTGGATCGTCGCTCCGGGCTCGGTCGAGCAGGTCGGCTGCATCCACACTTGCCAGGGGCTGGAGCTGGATTACGTCGGCGTGATCATCGGACCGGACATGGTGTACCGCGACGAACGCGTCGTCACCGATGCCACCCGTCGCGCTTCTTCAGACCAGTCGGTCAAGGGTCTCAAGCAGATGCTGCGGAGCGAACCAGGCCCTGCGCGTGAACTGGCCGACCGCATCGTCAAGAACACCTACCGCACGCTGATGACGCGCGGCATGAAGGGCTGCTACGTCTACTGCACCGATCCGGTGCTGGCGCAGTATCTGCGGAGCCGATTGAAGTCCGCGACCACGATCGAGGCCGAGCCTCAACCTCAGGATGTCGCCAAGGTCGTGCCTCTGCGGCGCGTCACCGCCGCAGAGCGGGCAGCAGGCATGCCTGCCGTGCCCCTGCTCGACCTGCGCTTTGCCGCAGGGACGTTCTCCGACTTTCAGTCGCTGGACGATGGTGCGATCGACTGGGTTGCGCCGCCGGACTGGATTCGTCCCCAGCCGGGCATGTTCGTCGCGCAGGTCGTCGGCGAATCGATGAACCGGCGCATTCCCAATGGCGCCTGGTGCCTGTTCCGTGCCAACCCTGGCGGCACGCGCCAAGGCAAGGTCGTAGTCGCTCAACACCGGAGCATCGACGATCCCGAACTCGGCGGGCGCTACACCGTGAAGGTCTACTCCAGCGAAAAAGTGACGGACGGCGACGGTGGCTGGCGCCATCTTCGCATCACCTTGAGGCCGGATTCGGACCGGCCCGAGTATCGGCCGATCGAACTGGACCTGAGCGACGCTGACGACCCTGTGGTGATCGTGGCTGAGTTGCTGGACGTCCTGGAATAG
- a CDS encoding nucleotide pyrophosphohydrolase — MQDIVTDSLRDLAQQLDAFARERDWQTFHSPKNLASALIVEAGELLEPFQWLTEKQSRELSPERRDAVASEIADVLLYLIQLSSALGVDPVAAAQAKLRLNAERYPVDKARGNARKHDEL; from the coding sequence ATGCAGGACATCGTGACCGACTCGCTCCGAGATCTGGCGCAACAGCTCGACGCCTTTGCCCGCGAACGCGACTGGCAGACTTTCCACTCGCCGAAGAACCTTGCCTCCGCACTGATCGTCGAGGCCGGTGAGCTGCTCGAGCCCTTCCAGTGGTTGACCGAAAAGCAGAGCCGTGAGCTCTCCCCCGAACGTCGCGATGCCGTCGCCAGCGAGATCGCTGACGTGCTGCTCTACCTGATCCAGTTGTCCAGCGCGCTGGGCGTCGACCCGGTGGCCGCGGCGCAGGCGAAGTTGCGACTCAACGCCGAGCGTTATCCGGTCGACAAGGCGCGAGGCAACGCCCGCAAGCACGACGAACTGTGA
- a CDS encoding NAD kinase: MPAPFRHAAIVGKYQAQGIAPVLLEVARFLREQGVEVYFERETAEATGITEFGAHDAQALGECCDFAVVVGGDGTMLGIAREFSRHNLPLVGINQGRLGFITDVPVGQYKEALATMIAGDYEEEHRSMLEGQVFRNGLPIHEALSLNDVVVARGVTASMVELRVDVDDDFVANLRCDGLIIATPTGSTAYALSAGGPILHPGIAGLVFAPIASHTLSNRPIVLPDSATIRITLVAGRDASAHFDMHSLASLAHGDCVQVRRSAYKVRFLHPRGWSYYATLRRKLRWYEGVV, from the coding sequence ATGCCGGCCCCGTTCCGCCACGCCGCGATCGTCGGAAAGTACCAGGCACAGGGCATCGCCCCGGTGCTGCTGGAGGTTGCCCGTTTCCTGCGGGAACAGGGCGTGGAGGTGTATTTCGAGCGCGAGACCGCCGAAGCCACCGGCATCACCGAGTTCGGCGCCCACGACGCGCAGGCGCTGGGCGAATGCTGCGACTTCGCCGTCGTCGTCGGCGGTGACGGCACGATGCTCGGCATCGCGCGCGAGTTCTCGCGCCACAACCTGCCGCTGGTCGGCATCAACCAGGGCCGGCTCGGCTTCATCACCGACGTGCCGGTGGGCCAGTACAAGGAAGCGCTGGCGACGATGATCGCCGGCGACTACGAGGAAGAGCACCGCTCGATGCTGGAGGGCCAGGTCTTCCGCAACGGCCTGCCGATCCACGAGGCGCTGTCGCTCAACGACGTGGTGGTGGCGCGCGGCGTCACGGCCAGCATGGTCGAGCTGCGCGTGGACGTCGACGACGACTTCGTCGCCAACCTGCGCTGCGACGGCCTGATCATCGCCACGCCCACCGGCTCCACGGCTTACGCGCTGTCGGCCGGCGGGCCCATCCTGCACCCCGGCATCGCCGGGCTGGTGTTCGCGCCGATCGCCTCGCACACGCTGTCGAACCGGCCGATCGTGCTGCCCGACAGCGCGACGATCCGCATTACGCTGGTCGCCGGCCGCGACGCCTCGGCGCACTTCGACATGCACAGCCTGGCCAGCCTGGCGCACGGCGACTGCGTGCAGGTGCGGCGCTCGGCCTACAAGGTGCGTTTTCTTCATCCGCGCGGCTGGAGCTATTACGCGACGCTGCGCAGAAAACTCCGCTGGTACGAAGGCGTTGTATGA
- the hrcA gene encoding heat-inducible transcriptional repressor HrcA codes for MLDDRAKTLLKALVERYIADGQPVGSRTLSRASGLDLSPATIRNVMADLEELGLIASPHTSAGRIPTARGYRLFVDTMLTARPIDLQTVAPELAAAREQLHPDQPQRVIAQAASLLSNLSSFVGVVSAPRKAGLIHHIEFLRLGERRVLVILVAPDGDVQNRVIFTARDYTQTELIEATNFLNAHYTGLAIEEVRERLKHEVDALRGEIAQLMQAAVQAGEELADRSENVVVSGEHNLLGVQDLGHDMAGLRRLFDVFEQKTELMRLLDVSSRAEGVRIYIGGESQVVPFEELSVVTAPYEVDGRIVGTLGVIGPTRMAYDRMIRIVDITARLVGNALSSR; via the coding sequence ATGCTCGACGACCGCGCCAAGACGCTGCTGAAAGCCCTCGTGGAGCGCTACATCGCCGACGGCCAGCCGGTGGGGTCGCGCACGCTCTCGCGTGCCTCGGGCCTGGACCTGTCGCCGGCGACGATCCGCAACGTGATGGCCGACCTGGAAGAGCTCGGCCTCATCGCCAGCCCGCACACCAGCGCCGGCCGGATCCCGACGGCGCGCGGCTACCGGCTGTTCGTCGACACGATGCTCACCGCGCGCCCGATCGACCTGCAGACCGTCGCGCCCGAGCTGGCCGCGGCGCGCGAGCAGCTGCATCCCGACCAGCCGCAGCGTGTCATCGCCCAGGCGGCCTCGCTGCTGTCCAACCTGTCGAGCTTTGTCGGCGTCGTCAGCGCGCCGCGCAAGGCCGGGCTGATCCACCACATCGAGTTCCTGCGCCTGGGCGAACGCCGGGTGCTGGTGATCCTCGTCGCGCCCGACGGCGACGTGCAGAACCGCGTCATCTTCACCGCACGCGACTACACCCAGACCGAGCTGATCGAGGCCACCAACTTCCTCAACGCGCACTACACCGGGCTGGCGATCGAGGAGGTGCGCGAGCGCCTGAAGCACGAGGTCGACGCGCTGCGCGGCGAGATCGCGCAGCTGATGCAGGCCGCGGTGCAGGCCGGCGAGGAACTGGCCGACCGCAGCGAGAACGTCGTCGTCTCCGGCGAGCACAACCTGCTGGGCGTTCAGGACCTGGGCCACGACATGGCCGGGCTGCGCCGGCTGTTCGACGTCTTCGAGCAGAAGACCGAGCTGATGCGGCTGCTGGACGTCAGCAGCCGCGCCGAGGGCGTGCGCATCTACATCGGCGGCGAGAGCCAGGTCGTGCCGTTCGAGGAACTCTCGGTCGTCACCGCCCCTTATGAAGTGGACGGGCGTATCGTCGGCACGCTGGGCGTCATCGGCCCGACGCGCATGGCTTACGACCGCATGATCCGCATCGTCGACATCACGGCCCGGTTGGTCGGCAACGCCTTGTCCTCCCGTTGA
- a CDS encoding response regulator yields MSGFVGRFWDPTPRRPCRSAAAAFVARVLILLLAASAPLAGWASTQPPAAGRVLRVVSDENYPPFLFRDVDGNVQGYLVDYWKLWERRTGVRVELIATGWVEAQRRVQSGEADVIDLIYRTPPREALYDFSEPYAELPVNIYSHVGISGVTNPATLKGMPVGVQQGDACVDKLHEYGIDTQVTYRNYDALISGAKRAEVRLFCLDQAPANFYLYKFGAEREFRRAFQLYTGHFHRAVRKGDSATLELVRRGVAAIDPAEDEALRQAWFGAPLRGPSYADELWWIAPAVLALGAALLLWNVALRRRVAGRTAELQDALSELRKAHEVAEGVRANLSATLSAIPDLLFEFDAHGRYLDIYSGASSRLLYRHSDEVIGRRVDEVLPPVAAHIVLESIAAALRDGADYGRTMELDIDGRQHWFELSTTRKDAGHVLTLSRDISRRRAAEEALLRAREREVIVERDRRLRALSDAAPVPMLYLRGEVVESANLAFRELFGVDENDLDGFDAWWRLVCPDETARAAMQGAWREAVERAAAEGGRVREMEIRATARGGIGLVLLVGGQLLGDGMVVTMADITPLKRAQELAEAASAAKSNFLATMSHEIRTPMNAIIGMTALALNTDLNPRQRDYLHKIQTAGRSLLATINDILDFSKIEAGKLEIERREFELEEVLGEVCDQLAARAAAKGLEFVVDLGTEVPRRLIGDPLRLGQVLLNLCGNAVKFTEQGGVCVRLHVQRQTEDCVMLRCAVQDSGIGLDAEQRSRLFQSFQQADSSITRRYGGTGLGLVIAKRLVELQGGEIGVDSEPGAGSTFWFTAHLGVVAGRGARTWGDAALRGRQALVADAHPRAREVMVSMLRGFGLQVTLAEDWAACARLLREADAAGRGVDVAVLECQLATAGGATPATALEALALQHPPRLVAVAGPNVVAEDEDSAERAVLHQPVTPSRLLDTLMRLLVDPTSWRPASAAAPAADGGPAALRGRRVLLAEDNDLNQQVAVELLSELGLEVDVAENGLVAVEKVRSTHYDLVLMDMQMPEMDGLSATRAIRALPGAARLPIVAMTANAMQGDVQRCLNAGMDDHIAKPIDPNRLATQLLACLVRRPPAALPAPPPAPASADQGVLDIETGLRLAGGRRGLYDRLLRRFAEGRDNTAGRIADALASGDLAAARLAAHTLKGGAAQIGAAAVSALAAALEQSLREGAAPERLQAQQADLAVALAALDDAVRAALPPADEAS; encoded by the coding sequence TTGTCCGGATTCGTCGGGCGCTTTTGGGACCCTACACCGCGCCGGCCGTGCCGTAGTGCCGCCGCCGCGTTCGTCGCGCGGGTCCTGATCCTGCTGCTGGCCGCCTCGGCGCCGCTGGCCGGGTGGGCGTCCACCCAGCCGCCCGCGGCGGGCCGCGTGCTGCGCGTCGTCAGCGACGAGAACTACCCGCCGTTCCTGTTCCGCGACGTCGATGGCAACGTCCAGGGTTACCTCGTCGACTACTGGAAGCTCTGGGAACGCCGCACCGGCGTGCGCGTCGAGCTGATCGCCACCGGCTGGGTCGAAGCCCAGCGGCGCGTGCAGAGCGGCGAGGCCGACGTCATCGACCTGATCTACCGCACGCCGCCGCGCGAGGCGCTCTACGACTTCTCCGAGCCCTACGCCGAGCTCCCGGTCAACATCTACAGCCACGTCGGCATCAGCGGCGTCACCAATCCGGCGACGCTGAAAGGCATGCCCGTCGGCGTGCAACAGGGCGACGCCTGCGTCGACAAGCTGCACGAGTACGGCATCGACACGCAGGTCACCTACCGCAACTACGACGCGCTGATCTCCGGCGCCAAACGCGCCGAGGTGCGCCTGTTCTGCCTGGACCAGGCGCCTGCCAACTTCTACCTCTACAAGTTCGGTGCCGAACGCGAGTTCAGGCGCGCCTTCCAGCTCTACACCGGGCATTTCCACCGCGCCGTGCGCAAGGGCGACAGCGCGACGCTGGAACTGGTGCGCCGCGGCGTCGCCGCCATCGACCCGGCGGAAGACGAGGCGCTGCGCCAGGCCTGGTTCGGCGCGCCGCTGCGCGGCCCGTCCTACGCCGACGAGCTGTGGTGGATCGCCCCGGCGGTGCTGGCGCTGGGCGCGGCGCTGCTGCTGTGGAACGTCGCGCTGCGCCGACGTGTCGCCGGCCGCACCGCCGAGCTGCAGGACGCGCTGAGCGAGCTGCGCAAGGCTCACGAGGTCGCCGAAGGGGTGCGCGCCAACCTGTCGGCGACGCTGTCGGCCATCCCCGACCTGCTGTTCGAGTTCGACGCCCACGGGCGTTACCTGGACATCTATTCCGGCGCCAGTTCGCGGCTGCTGTACCGCCACTCCGACGAGGTCATCGGCCGCCGTGTCGACGAGGTGCTGCCGCCGGTGGCCGCGCACATCGTGCTGGAGTCGATCGCCGCGGCGCTGCGCGACGGTGCCGACTACGGCCGCACGATGGAGCTGGACATCGACGGCCGGCAGCACTGGTTCGAGCTGTCGACGACGCGCAAGGACGCCGGCCACGTGCTGACGCTGTCGCGCGACATCAGCCGCCGCCGCGCCGCCGAGGAGGCGCTGCTGCGCGCCCGCGAGCGCGAGGTCATCGTCGAGCGCGACCGCCGCCTGCGCGCGCTGAGCGACGCCGCGCCGGTGCCGATGCTCTATCTGCGCGGCGAGGTCGTCGAGTCGGCCAACCTCGCCTTCCGCGAACTCTTCGGCGTCGACGAGAACGACCTGGACGGCTTCGACGCCTGGTGGCGCCTGGTCTGCCCCGACGAGACGGCGCGCGCGGCGATGCAGGGCGCTTGGCGCGAGGCCGTGGAACGCGCCGCCGCCGAAGGCGGCCGGGTGCGCGAGATGGAGATCCGCGCCACCGCGCGCGGCGGCATCGGCCTGGTGCTGCTCGTCGGCGGGCAGCTGCTGGGCGACGGCATGGTCGTCACGATGGCCGACATCACGCCGCTCAAGCGCGCCCAGGAGCTGGCCGAGGCCGCCAGCGCCGCCAAGAGCAACTTCCTGGCGACGATGAGCCACGAGATCCGCACGCCGATGAACGCCATCATCGGCATGACGGCGCTGGCGCTGAACACCGACCTCAACCCGCGCCAGCGCGACTACCTGCACAAGATCCAGACCGCCGGGCGCAGTCTGCTGGCGACGATCAACGACATCCTCGACTTCTCCAAGATCGAAGCCGGCAAGCTGGAGATCGAGCGCCGCGAGTTCGAGCTCGAGGAGGTGCTCGGCGAGGTCTGCGACCAGCTCGCCGCGCGCGCCGCGGCCAAGGGGCTGGAGTTCGTCGTCGACCTGGGCACCGAGGTGCCGCGCCGCCTGATCGGCGACCCGCTGCGCCTGGGCCAGGTGCTGCTCAACCTGTGCGGCAACGCGGTCAAGTTCACCGAACAGGGCGGCGTCTGCGTGCGCCTGCACGTGCAGCGCCAGACCGAGGACTGCGTGATGCTGCGCTGCGCGGTGCAGGACAGCGGCATCGGCCTGGACGCCGAGCAGCGCTCGCGCCTGTTCCAGAGCTTCCAGCAGGCCGACAGCTCGATCACGCGGCGCTACGGCGGCACCGGGCTGGGGCTGGTCATCGCCAAGCGCCTGGTCGAGCTGCAGGGCGGCGAGATCGGCGTCGACAGCGAGCCGGGCGCCGGCTCGACCTTCTGGTTCACCGCCCACCTGGGCGTGGTCGCCGGGCGCGGCGCGCGCACCTGGGGCGACGCCGCGCTGCGCGGCCGCCAGGCGCTGGTGGCCGACGCGCATCCGCGGGCGCGCGAGGTGATGGTGTCGATGCTGCGCGGCTTCGGGCTGCAGGTCACGCTGGCCGAGGACTGGGCGGCCTGCGCACGGCTGCTGCGCGAGGCCGACGCTGCGGGCCGGGGGGTCGACGTCGCGGTGCTCGAGTGCCAGCTCGCCACGGCCGGGGGTGCCACGCCGGCGACGGCACTGGAGGCGCTGGCGCTGCAGCACCCGCCGCGGCTCGTCGCCGTCGCCGGGCCCAACGTCGTCGCCGAGGACGAGGACAGCGCCGAGCGCGCGGTGCTGCACCAGCCGGTGACGCCGTCGCGGCTGCTGGACACGCTGATGCGACTGCTCGTCGACCCGACCAGCTGGCGCCCTGCCTCGGCGGCGGCACCGGCCGCCGACGGCGGCCCGGCGGCGCTGCGCGGGCGGCGCGTGCTGCTGGCCGAGGACAACGACCTCAACCAGCAGGTCGCCGTCGAGCTGCTGAGCGAACTGGGGCTGGAGGTCGACGTCGCCGAGAACGGCCTCGTCGCTGTCGAGAAGGTGCGCAGCACGCACTACGACCTGGTGCTGATGGACATGCAGATGCCCGAGATGGACGGGCTGAGCGCCACGCGCGCGATCCGCGCGCTGCCGGGCGCGGCGCGGCTGCCGATCGTCGCGATGACCGCCAACGCGATGCAGGGCGACGTGCAGCGCTGCCTGAACGCCGGCATGGACGACCACATCGCCAAGCCGATCGACCCCAACCGCCTGGCCACGCAGCTGCTGGCTTGCCTGGTGCGCCGCCCCCCGGCCGCGCTGCCGGCGCCGCCGCCGGCACCGGCGTCGGCCGACCAAGGCGTGCTCGACATCGAGACCGGCCTGCGCCTGGCCGGCGGCCGCCGCGGCCTGTACGACCGCCTGCTGCGCCGCTTCGCCGAAGGCCGCGACAACACGGCCGGCCGCATCGCCGACGCCCTGGCCTCGGGCGACCTGGCGGCCGCACGCCTGGCCGCGCACACGCTCAAGGGCGGCGCGGCGCAGATCGGCGCCGCCGCCGTCAGCGCGCTGGCCGCGGCGCTGGAACAGTCGTTGCGCGAAGGCGCCGCCCCCGAGCGCCTGCAGGCCCAGCAGGCCGATCTGGCCGTGGCGCTGGCCGCGCTGGACGACGCCGTGCGCGCGGCACTGCCCCCGGCCGACGAGGCCTCCTAG